The nucleotide sequence CTCTTTCATGGATTCGAGCAACTCATTTTCAGTTGCTGTAAAAGCAAGTCCATCCGTTTCTTCAATACCTCGCAAAACTTTGTAGAAATCAAGGGGGTCTCCAACGGCAACGGCATCTGCCATCGTGTTAACCTGCTCTTTCACAATTTTGTCTTTTTTGAAAATACCTTCCACTACAGGAGAACTTTGCTCTGGCTGAACGGCCACAAAACGGGGTATTTTATCAATCATACCTGAGGCCTTCATTTCCTTGTAGCCCTTATAGATAGCTGCGAAATTGGTTCCGGCACCGATAGGAACAAAGATGTAATCGAAATCGGTATCACCTTGTTCTTGCAGCTCATAGGAAAATGATTTCTGACCTTCCTGACGAAATACATAATCTCCTGCTAAGTAATAATTACCGGACTTGGCAAATTCACGGCAAAGCTTCTCACAAGCCATGAAATCCCCTTTTATTTTGATGATGTTGGCATCGTAAATAGTTGCTTGAGCTAACTTTACTTCCGGGGTCTTTTCCGGAACAAACACAAAACAGGGTATTTTAAAATAACAGGCATAAGCGGCCACAGATGCAGCCATATTTCCGGTAGAAGCCAAACAAATTGCATCCGCTTCTAACTCCAGTGCTTTCTGAACTTCAACATAGCTTCCACGATCTTTGAAACAACCGGTTGGATGTTCAAATTCGAGCTTTGCATAGAGTTCCGCCTCATATCTTTCTGAAAGCCTATTTAGTTTTTTTAGAGAGGTGAAATTATTTTTTAAGGGATCCGGGAGAATCTCTTTCAGGGGATACTGAATATTTTGAGCTGTTTCATTGTATTCAATATCCAACACGCCGCCACATTCTGTGCAGTAAGTACTAGTCTCTCTTTCGTCATTTTCATGGCCACACATAATGCAGCTCATGGTATATCCGGAATTGGTTGCTTTCATGAATAAAAGATTAATGGGATTCGTGCAATTTTGCGACCCCAAAGTTATCAAAAAAATCAGATAAAAGCGCTTTTTTAGCGATTCTGATTACAAAGGAAGAATAATGATTTGTTCGAAGTCAAGGTCGAGTTCTGATAGAACGGGAGCAGCAATTTCTTCAATTTCAGATTCACTATAATCGTTGAGCCCTTCCAGTTTCACGTAAAGAATCTCGTTTTGCTCATCAATAAAAAATTGAGCATCATCTGATTCAAAACTCTCTTTCAGCGTTTGTATTAGAAATTCTACATCTTCAATAAAAGCTTGTAATTCGTCTTCGGTAGGTTCGCTCATTTTGTGTAGGTTCTTAGCTTAGAAATTCAGCCCTAAATCTATGAATAATTATTTGGCAAAACTGTGGGAAATTTCCCGGAAATCAGAACGACTCATTTTGGGGTTGATGTCTGGTACTTCTCTTGACGGGCTCGATATCTGCCTTTGCAAAGCCTCCGGTTCGGGAAGTGAAATATCCATCGAAGTATCTGAATTTACTACAGTGGCGTACACGGACAAGTTGAGAAATAGAATTCTTGGTGTTCAATCCAAAAATCAGATCAACACCAGAGAGCTTACTCTGCTGAATACGGAGCTTGCTTTGGTTTACAGTAATTATGTGCTTGAAGCTTTGGGGAAATGGGGTATTAAGACCGAAGAAATTGATATGATTGCGAGCCACGGCCAAACGGTCTATCATGCTCCTGAGCAAGAAAAAGGAGGTATGAATGCGACGCTTCAAATCGCAGATGGAGATCATATAGCTCAGAAAACGGGAATCATCACAGTCTCGGACTTCCGCCAAAAGCATACGGCCGCAGGCGGACAAGGAGCTCCACTTGCAGGCATTTTTGATGAGGTTTTATTTCGGGAAGAAGCTAAAAACAGAATGCTGCTGAACCTGGGTGGGATTGCTAATTTTACCTGGTTGCCTTCAAAGAAAAGCGGAAAGTCTACGCTGACAGGAGATATCGGACCGGCCAACACGCTCATTAACGAAGCGATGCAGAAGTATTACAATAAGCCCTATGATGATGGAGGGGAAGTGGCAGAATCGGGAACCGTCAATACTGAATTGGTTCGTTATGTGTTGTTGGAACCTTATTTCAGAAAGTCATTCCCCAAAACTACCGGACAAGAAGATTTCCAGCTTGAGTTCATCGAGAACCTGATGGAAGGCCACGGGATTGAGCTCTCAAAGGAAAATTTAGTAGCCTCACTGACAGCCATTACTTCACAAAGTATTACCCGTGCTTTTGATGAGATTCTGGGTGAAAATGAACGAGCAGATTGTTTTGTAAGCGGAGGTGGCCTTCACAATAAAACCCTGATGAAAGATTTGAAAAAGCGAAATCAAAACATTTCATTTATGAACTTTGATGAGCTTGGAATTCCTTCTGATGCCAAAGAAGCGGCTATGATGGGCTTTTTTGCAAATGAATTGATTGCCGGAGAAGGATTTCCAATTCCTGGTGTTACAGAAGAAAAAATTCACTTTGGAAAAATTAGTTTACCACACTAATCCACTCAGCTATGAAATGCACTTCTATCCTGTTTACTTTTTTATTAATTACAAATATCGCCTACTCTCAGAATACCATCACAGGGCAAGTTATTGATGCCGAGACAGGTCAGCCTATACCGTTTGTTAATATTGGGATCGTAGAGCTTTTGAAAGGTACGGTTAGCACTCAGAATGGGGCTTTTACTTTAGGATATAATGGGGAATCGGACGAAGTAAGCTTTTCAGCAATTGGTTTTGAACCTGCTAAAAGAACAGTAAAGGAGTTGCTGGCAAATAGTGCAGTAATGCTTCAGCCTGTTCGATATGAACTTGATGAAATAACGGTTGAGGAAAAAGCCCTGGGAAGAATAAAAGACATGGGTTTTAACCTCAAGAAAAGAGGACATAGTATTGGATTTGGAAGCACACTGCTCGGTACAGAGATAGGTGGACTGATCGATATTGACCGGGAGACTATTATCTATTCAGCGCACTTTATTTTCAATCATACAGGAAATGATTCTTTGTTATTCAGAGTGAATTTATACGAAATGGAGAATGATAAACCCGGCCGGAATCTTATTCCTGAAAATGTGCTTTTTAATCCTCCAAAAGAACCCGGAACGGCTACTGTGGACTTAAGAAAATTTGACTTGGTTACCGATAAATCAGTTCTGCTATCTGTAGAATGGGTAGAAGCTGTTTCTTTAGATAACCAGGAGATTCAGGATATTAGTTTTAGGGCAGATCGGAAAATGCGCAGACCAAATACCTGGTACCGGTCAACGAGTTTAGCTCCCTTTATGAAGATGGATCAATACGTGAAATATAATATTGGTTTTTATCTGACGGCCCAGCAGGTGAAGAAGTAAACTATACTTCAAAACTTTAACCATGATTCTTAGGATTTTAGGATTACCCTGATTAAAAATCTGTGGTCATTAGATAAAACCGCCTTATCCGAGTTCTATCCTTGAGTCTCTTCCAGCGCCCAGGCCAACTCATCAACTATGCGCTTAATTTGTTCATTGGTAATGACGAGTGGCGGTAAAAATCGCACTACAGTTCCATGTGCGGCATTCCCGAGGATGTTATGCTCAAACATTTTATCGATTACAGGTCTGGCCGGGCGGTCGAGCTCTACGCCTAACATCAAACCAAGTCCGCGAATGTCTTTTACAGATGGGTGGTTGCCAACTTTCTCTTTGAGCAAGTTCATCATGAAAGCTCCTTTCTCGGCAGCTTGCTCTACAAGTCCTTCTTCTTCGATAGCATCCAAAGCCGCATTAGCGACATGGCAGGAAAAAGGGTTTCCTCCAAATGTAGTGCCATGATCTCCAAACCCTAACGCTGAGGCGACATCTTCTTTAGCCATAATGGCTCCAATGGGAATTCCTCCGGCTAAAGCTTTGGCGGTTGCTACAATATCCGGCTTCACATCAAAATGCTGGTAGGCATAAAACTTACCGGAGCGACCAATTCCACATTGAACTTCGTCTATTATCATCAGGATATTGAGCTCATCACAAAGCTGACGGGTTTTATGTAGAAACTCGGCATCAATTACATTCACTCCGCCGGAACCCTGAATGGTTTCAAATCCAATAGCGATGGTGTCTTTATTAGCAACAGCCTTCAATGTTTCAAAATCATTAAAAGGAACCTGCTCGAAACCGGTAGGCATAGGGTCAAATCCCTCGCGGTAGCTTTGCATACCCATTGCTATGGTTGTAACAGAACGTCCGTGAAAGCCTTCACTGAGAGTAATGACATTTCCGGTCTTTCCGTGCTTTTTACCCCACTTACGAGCCAATTTTACGCAGGCTTCCATCGATTCAACACCACTGTTGCAAAAGAAAACCCGGTCTAACCCCGATAACTTAGCCAGTTTCTCAGCCAGTAAACTTTGGGGTTCATTATAAAAGAAATTGGATGCATGAAGCATCTTATCGGCTTGCTCTTTGATTGCAGCAACAACTTTTGGGTGAGCATGACCCAGATTGTTTACGGCAAGACCTCCAAAAGCGTCCAGATATTCATTGCCATCGGTATCCCAAACAAGGGCTCCTTTACCATGTGAAAGAGTGACGGGCAGGCGGTTATATACCTGAAAGTGATATTGCTTTTCGAGCTGCTGAGCTTTGTCCATTTTGTTTCGTTATTCGTTAATTCGTTAATGGGTATTCGTAATAGCGGAGAACCTATTAACGATTAACCATTTACGAGATTGAGTCCAATTCGGCCTCTTTCCAAGTCCAAAGTAATAATCTCAAGGCTGATAATATCACCCACGCTAACAACATCATGCGGATCTTCGATCTTTCTGTTCTCAGCCATGTTTGAAATGTGAAGTAAACCGTCTTGCTTAACTCCAATATCTACAAATGCACCAAAATCGACTACGTTTCGCACGGTGCCTTCTAATTTCTGTCCTACTTTCAAATCTTCCATCTTCATCACGTCGGTGCGGAGTAATGGTTTTTGGAGGTTTTCACGGGGGTCACGTCCCGGTTTCTGCAGGTTTTCGATGATGAGTTCCAGAGTAGGAACACCCACACCAATTTGTTCAGCCGTTTCTTTCAGGTTTATGTTTTTGAACTTGGATGCAATCTTATCTTTTTCAGTCGAAAGCTTTTCCAGGTTCACGCTAAATAGATTGCACAGCTTTTCAGCTGCTTCATAGCTCTCGGGGTGAATGGCTGTGTTGTCCAAAGGATTCTTGGATTCGGGAATGCGCATAAATCCGGCTGCCTGCTGAAAGCGAAAATCACCCACTCCGGCAATGCCTTTAATTTGATCACGATCCATAAAAATACCCTGCTCTTCACGATGCTTCACAATGTTGGTAGCTACTCGTTTACTTAAACCCGAGATATGAGAGAGCAAAGGAGCAGAGGCGGTATTCAAATTCACGCCCACTTCATTCACACAACTTTCCACCACATCATCCAGCTTACCTGCCAGCTGATTTTGATTCACATCATGCTGATACAACCCCACACCAATCGATTTTGGATCAATCTTCACGAGTTCTGCTAATGGATCCTGAACTCGGCGGGCAATAGAAATATTTCCTCTTTGTGCAGCATCTAGCTCGGGAAATTCTTCTCTTGCAACAGAAGAAGCTGAATACACCGAGGCACCGGCTTCATTCACAATCATATAGTGAAGCTCTTCTTCCGGATGTTTTTCTTTTCTTTTCTGAAGGAAGTCAGCCACAATCTGCTCCGTTTCGCGACTGGCTGTTCCGTTTCCAATAGCAATCAGACTGACTCCATATTTATCAATCAGCTTTTCAAAAACAGCTTCAGCTTCGGCTACTTTTTTCTGAGGTGGAGTAGGATAGGTAGTAGTGCCTTCCATGTATTTTCCGTGCTGATCGACCACGGCTACTTTACAACCACTTCGGAACGCGGGATCAATTCCCATAACAACTTTATTGTCCAAAGGAGGCTGCATCAACAAATTCCCAAGGTTGGTTGCAAAGGTCTCGATGGCATGTTCATCGGCTTTGTCGGTTAAATCACTCCGAAGCTCTCGTTCAAGAGAAGGAAACAGAAGCCGTTTGTAAGCATCTTCTACGGCATCCTGCAAGCGTTCTGTGAAAATGCTTCGATCATTACTAATCACCAGATCATCAATATTCTCGAGCGTGCGTTCTTCCCAAAGCTCCACATTCACAAACAGGATATTCTCTTTTTCACCCCGATTGATGGCCAAAACCTGATAAGGCTTCATCTTGCTTGCACGATATGAGAATTCATAATAATCCTCATAATTCGTACGGTCTTTTACTGCTGGATTTTTCTTGGTTACGATATTCGCATGACTGGCAAATACCTTTCGCAGCATTTCCCGAACTTCAAGACTTTCGTTAATCCACTCCGCCACAATATCAGTCGCACCGTCAAAGGCATCTTCAACGGTTTCAACTTCTTTTTCTTTATCGATGTATTCCTTGGCGTACTCAACCGGATCACCGTTTGTAATTTCCTGATCCCAAATTAGCTCAGCCAGAGGCTCCAGTCCTTTTTCTTTGGCTTTGTCGCCGCGGGTCTTGCGCTTCTGT is from Balneola sp. and encodes:
- the thrC gene encoding threonine synthase; translation: MKATNSGYTMSCIMCGHENDERETSTYCTECGGVLDIEYNETAQNIQYPLKEILPDPLKNNFTSLKKLNRLSERYEAELYAKLEFEHPTGCFKDRGSYVEVQKALELEADAICLASTGNMAASVAAYACYFKIPCFVFVPEKTPEVKLAQATIYDANIIKIKGDFMACEKLCREFAKSGNYYLAGDYVFRQEGQKSFSYELQEQGDTDFDYIFVPIGAGTNFAAIYKGYKEMKASGMIDKIPRFVAVQPEQSSPVVEGIFKKDKIVKEQVNTMADAVAVGDPLDFYKVLRGIEETDGLAFTATENELLESMKEMTVEEGYFTEPACAIPLATFKNNLDKFKGKKCLFVLTGTGLKSSHIVAKYSLSSPVLPANLERIQQYIESGYIDMQKNSWGQSRDAGFENVSMDEGHTKLYDEYVHNINRKGKTLKEEEIKVLRSLVYNEDADLKHPVEVVDYKLTMRKHGLVSAAVKLKIEDRDEVISLDQGVGPIDAILTAIKAETDGFLPLEVINHEVEILSPDTDSLVIVTLTLEKEGHRFTSKGASPDTLEAVIQAFVKGLAVANKALAV
- a CDS encoding anhydro-N-acetylmuramic acid kinase, whose product is MNNYLAKLWEISRKSERLILGLMSGTSLDGLDICLCKASGSGSEISIEVSEFTTVAYTDKLRNRILGVQSKNQINTRELTLLNTELALVYSNYVLEALGKWGIKTEEIDMIASHGQTVYHAPEQEKGGMNATLQIADGDHIAQKTGIITVSDFRQKHTAAGGQGAPLAGIFDEVLFREEAKNRMLLNLGGIANFTWLPSKKSGKSTLTGDIGPANTLINEAMQKYYNKPYDDGGEVAESGTVNTELVRYVLLEPYFRKSFPKTTGQEDFQLEFIENLMEGHGIELSKENLVASLTAITSQSITRAFDEILGENERADCFVSGGGLHNKTLMKDLKKRNQNISFMNFDELGIPSDAKEAAMMGFFANELIAGEGFPIPGVTEEKIHFGKISLPH
- a CDS encoding aspartate aminotransferase family protein — encoded protein: MDKAQQLEKQYHFQVYNRLPVTLSHGKGALVWDTDGNEYLDAFGGLAVNNLGHAHPKVVAAIKEQADKMLHASNFFYNEPQSLLAEKLAKLSGLDRVFFCNSGVESMEACVKLARKWGKKHGKTGNVITLSEGFHGRSVTTIAMGMQSYREGFDPMPTGFEQVPFNDFETLKAVANKDTIAIGFETIQGSGGVNVIDAEFLHKTRQLCDELNILMIIDEVQCGIGRSGKFYAYQHFDVKPDIVATAKALAGGIPIGAIMAKEDVASALGFGDHGTTFGGNPFSCHVANAALDAIEEEGLVEQAAEKGAFMMNLLKEKVGNHPSVKDIRGLGLMLGVELDRPARPVIDKMFEHNILGNAAHGTVVRFLPPLVITNEQIKRIVDELAWALEETQG
- a CDS encoding RNA-binding transcriptional accessory protein; the encoded protein is MSDTHIFSFLAKQLNFSPKQISTVANFLDEGATVPFLARYRKEATDGLDEEQIRAVRDGLETQRTLEARKETILKAIREQDKLTSELEEQIKACTDLTTLEDIYLPYKQKRKTRGDKAKEKGLEPLAELIWDQEITNGDPVEYAKEYIDKEKEVETVEDAFDGATDIVAEWINESLEVREMLRKVFASHANIVTKKNPAVKDRTNYEDYYEFSYRASKMKPYQVLAINRGEKENILFVNVELWEERTLENIDDLVISNDRSIFTERLQDAVEDAYKRLLFPSLERELRSDLTDKADEHAIETFATNLGNLLMQPPLDNKVVMGIDPAFRSGCKVAVVDQHGKYMEGTTTYPTPPQKKVAEAEAVFEKLIDKYGVSLIAIGNGTASRETEQIVADFLQKRKEKHPEEELHYMIVNEAGASVYSASSVAREEFPELDAAQRGNISIARRVQDPLAELVKIDPKSIGVGLYQHDVNQNQLAGKLDDVVESCVNEVGVNLNTASAPLLSHISGLSKRVATNIVKHREEQGIFMDRDQIKGIAGVGDFRFQQAAGFMRIPESKNPLDNTAIHPESYEAAEKLCNLFSVNLEKLSTEKDKIASKFKNINLKETAEQIGVGVPTLELIIENLQKPGRDPRENLQKPLLRTDVMKMEDLKVGQKLEGTVRNVVDFGAFVDIGVKQDGLLHISNMAENRKIEDPHDVVSVGDIISLEIITLDLERGRIGLNLVNG